In the genome of Candidatus Nitrosotenuis sp. DW1, one region contains:
- a CDS encoding DEAD/DEAH box helicase yields MKYSCPKCKSALEIQKTFNKKYMISCKCGLEDLVEFAKNMDEVYLEFLARYDDGSTPGKRQLKAELKESGIIRDESEIKKMIGNATPDPITKEVLYSKKDYISYYKAVTSPPPEMGSPVEDLGLDDGMTRYLHEKGITQFYRFQEEAIREIIFGQNVVITAPTASGKTEAFAIPVIQKVASDNNKGGILAIFVYPTKALARDQIPKIMEIAKSVGVSADVFDGDTKESERAKILESPPQIIVTNFDVLHYHMMYRTRFASACTTAKFLVVDEAHVYSGIFGSNVHYIIKRLKRICKKIQFVASSATLDNAKEFCESLFGAKMDLIQGSGKKGETDLVMIFPSLRTQRALTIDLLEKLTSKKHKTMVFSNSHLNSELIAMQARKKKIDIKVHRAGLMANYRNFVERSFKEDRLSAISCTPTLELGIDVGNVDGVISSTIPINRLLQRIGRAARKGQRGFAFLALGNDPISQYYKNHPDNYFEDIEQTYIDPKNPFVEEFQVLAMACDRPIAMHEMAEHSEAIRKHVESGRLVLQENRYAPNYPAIKDMQSEYSIRGIGKSIDIFLNEKKVGDRVLPMALEELHESAVYFLAGMRYKVKEFDYPKKQFAKIVSIPRNYPYYTRALTEEWPTIETIYEKRRAFGAEVCFCKLHIQKKVYGYVNIELGQEVTQGQKILLENPLEYDFITKGIVIHAPRPTDEMKKAENAEYTEASGYHATEHIIIEGSNMVTGGVSQDLGGISLGTSGLIFIYDGAIGGNGASKALYDRLEKALERSLHIVKECPCASEAGCPRCTFSYRCGNNNEFLHKKASGEILQRINDGEITDIVEPTEGDRPLV; encoded by the coding sequence ATACTTGGAGTTCTTGGCAAGGTACGACGATGGGTCCACCCCAGGCAAAAGGCAGCTAAAGGCAGAGCTAAAGGAGTCAGGAATAATCCGCGACGAGTCTGAGATAAAGAAGATGATCGGGAACGCCACCCCAGATCCCATAACAAAGGAGGTACTCTATTCAAAAAAAGACTACATCTCATATTACAAGGCAGTAACAAGCCCGCCGCCAGAAATGGGAAGTCCAGTCGAGGACTTGGGATTAGATGACGGAATGACAAGATACCTGCACGAAAAGGGGATCACCCAGTTCTACAGATTCCAGGAAGAAGCAATACGGGAGATAATTTTCGGCCAGAATGTTGTAATTACTGCGCCAACGGCGTCTGGAAAAACAGAAGCATTTGCCATCCCAGTAATACAGAAAGTTGCAAGCGACAACAACAAGGGAGGCATACTTGCGATATTTGTGTATCCTACAAAGGCACTTGCCCGGGACCAGATACCAAAGATCATGGAAATTGCAAAAAGCGTCGGCGTCTCAGCAGACGTCTTTGACGGCGACACAAAGGAATCAGAGCGGGCAAAAATCCTCGAGTCCCCTCCCCAGATAATAGTTACAAATTTTGACGTTTTGCACTATCACATGATGTACAGGACGAGGTTTGCGTCCGCATGCACCACCGCAAAGTTCCTAGTGGTGGACGAGGCGCACGTGTACTCTGGCATATTTGGCTCAAACGTGCACTATATCATAAAGCGCCTTAAACGAATCTGCAAGAAAATCCAGTTTGTCGCATCGTCTGCCACACTGGATAACGCAAAGGAGTTTTGCGAGAGTCTCTTTGGCGCAAAGATGGATCTCATACAGGGCTCCGGAAAAAAGGGCGAGACGGATCTGGTCATGATATTTCCGTCGCTTAGGACCCAGAGGGCGCTCACGATTGACCTGCTTGAAAAACTGACATCAAAGAAACACAAGACCATGGTGTTTTCAAATTCGCATCTAAACTCTGAGCTAATAGCGATGCAGGCAAGAAAAAAGAAAATAGACATCAAGGTGCACCGCGCCGGATTGATGGCAAACTATAGGAACTTTGTCGAAAGGTCATTCAAGGAGGACAGGCTTTCTGCAATATCATGCACTCCCACACTTGAGCTTGGAATAGACGTAGGAAACGTTGACGGCGTGATATCATCCACCATCCCGATTAACAGGCTGCTCCAGAGAATAGGGAGGGCTGCAAGAAAGGGGCAGCGGGGGTTTGCTTTTTTAGCGCTTGGGAATGATCCGATTTCACAGTACTACAAGAACCACCCTGACAACTACTTTGAAGACATAGAGCAGACATACATCGATCCAAAAAATCCGTTTGTCGAGGAGTTCCAAGTGCTTGCAATGGCGTGCGACAGGCCAATTGCGATGCACGAGATGGCAGAGCATTCAGAGGCGATAAGAAAACATGTGGAATCGGGAAGACTGGTTTTGCAGGAAAACAGGTATGCCCCCAACTATCCTGCCATAAAGGACATGCAGAGCGAATACAGCATACGCGGGATAGGAAAGTCAATTGACATTTTCCTAAACGAGAAAAAGGTAGGCGACAGGGTACTCCCGATGGCACTAGAGGAGTTGCACGAGTCTGCAGTCTATTTTCTTGCAGGAATGCGCTACAAGGTAAAGGAGTTTGACTATCCAAAAAAACAGTTTGCAAAGATTGTCTCCATCCCGCGGAACTATCCGTACTATACAAGGGCACTTACTGAGGAATGGCCCACAATAGAGACCATATACGAGAAGAGGAGGGCGTTTGGGGCAGAGGTCTGCTTTTGCAAGCTGCACATCCAAAAGAAGGTGTACGGGTATGTCAACATCGAGCTCGGGCAGGAGGTGACCCAGGGGCAAAAGATCCTCCTTGAGAATCCACTTGAATACGACTTCATAACAAAGGGAATCGTGATACACGCGCCAAGGCCTACAGACGAGATGAAAAAGGCAGAAAATGCAGAATACACAGAGGCAAGCGGATACCATGCGACAGAGCACATCATAATTGAGGGAAGCAACATGGTGACAGGTGGAGTGTCGCAGGATCTGGGCGGAATATCGCTTGGAACGTCTGGGTTGATTTTCATCTATGACGGGGCAATCGGCGGAAACGGTGCAAGCAAGGCACTGTATGACAGGCTGGAAAAAGCACTGGAGCGCAGCCTGCACATCGTAAAGGAGTGCCCGTGCGCAAGCGAGGCAGGATGCCCCCGCTGCACGTTCTCGTACAGATGCGGGAACAACAACGAATTCTTGCACAAAAAGGCCTCAGGCGAGATACTGCAGAGAATCAACGACGGCGAAATCACGGACATCGTAGAGCCTACAGAGGGAGACAGGCCGCTAGTCTGA
- a CDS encoding type II toxin-antitoxin system PemK/MazF family toxin, protein MPKFEIRFEPGTIVHVSGGKFPGQEEQDHFYLIISEYSKIPANDTFICLPITSWESDDPFMIKINYNDLERGNLRKPSQVICDNIFTFLKEDVDSEKDKVTPIFYSKVTKLLKEKILKI, encoded by the coding sequence GTGCCTAAATTCGAAATTCGTTTTGAGCCCGGTACAATAGTTCATGTCAGTGGTGGCAAGTTTCCTGGTCAGGAAGAACAAGATCATTTCTATCTGATAATATCGGAATACTCAAAAATTCCAGCAAATGACACATTCATTTGTTTACCAATAACTTCGTGGGAATCTGATGATCCTTTTATGATAAAAATCAATTACAATGATCTTGAAAGAGGTAATTTAAGAAAACCAAGTCAGGTGATATGCGATAATATCTTCACTTTTCTAAAAGAAGACGTGGATTCTGAGAAAGATAAGGTTACTCCCATCTTCTATTCTAAAGTCACTAAATTACTAAAGGAAAAAATCTTAAAAATTTAA
- a CDS encoding SDR family oxidoreductase: MEKVALVTGCSSGIGFETALGLARDGYFTYASMRNTSKSSKIEEAAKKENLALKVIQLDVDDKDSIKNAVAQIVKEKNRLDVLVNNAGYGIFGCVEDISVDELKEQFETNFFGVVRLIHEVAPIMRKQKAGSIVNVSSVAGRIGFPGSPAYISSKFALEGLSECMRYEMTPFGINTIIIEPGVIKTKFLDSMRMPKNPKPDSPYKELTDKVVGGIKMMAQMGTPPKEVADTIVRVLKEKNPLPRYPVGNDAAMFLEAKKMKTDIEFENYLKKELF; the protein is encoded by the coding sequence ATGGAAAAAGTCGCCCTAGTCACAGGATGTTCAAGTGGCATAGGATTCGAAACCGCGCTAGGGCTTGCACGCGACGGCTACTTTACGTATGCATCAATGCGCAACACATCCAAGTCATCCAAAATCGAGGAGGCCGCAAAAAAAGAAAACCTCGCCCTAAAGGTAATTCAGTTAGACGTTGATGACAAGGACTCGATAAAAAATGCAGTTGCGCAAATAGTCAAGGAAAAAAACAGACTTGATGTTTTAGTAAACAACGCAGGGTACGGAATTTTCGGCTGTGTTGAGGACATTTCAGTGGATGAGCTAAAGGAGCAGTTTGAGACAAACTTTTTTGGAGTGGTAAGACTGATTCACGAGGTCGCCCCAATAATGAGGAAGCAAAAGGCAGGATCAATCGTTAACGTAAGCTCAGTTGCAGGAAGAATCGGATTTCCCGGCTCGCCTGCTTACATCAGCTCCAAGTTTGCACTAGAGGGGCTAAGCGAGTGCATGAGATACGAGATGACACCGTTTGGAATAAACACCATAATCATTGAACCTGGAGTGATAAAGACAAAATTTCTTGATTCCATGAGAATGCCAAAGAATCCAAAGCCTGACTCGCCATACAAGGAGCTAACAGACAAGGTGGTTGGCGGAATCAAGATGATGGCCCAGATGGGAACTCCCCCAAAAGAGGTTGCAGACACAATAGTTCGTGTGCTAAAGGAAAAAAATCCGCTTCCAAGATACCCGGTAGGAAACGACGCTGCAATGTTCCTTGAGGCAAAAAAGATGAAAACAGACATCGAGTTTGAGAACTATCTCAAAAAAGAACTATTCTAG
- a CDS encoding DNA topoisomerase I: MKWKTLQHNGIIFPPDYEPKGFTVKIKGQPVKLDANQEEMAYQWAKKKDTPYVKDAVFQKNFVADFAATFGGKFKGLSISDIDFTEAFKLVDKEKSSRELMTKEEKKSIAQKRKELREKMKGVYGKAILDGHEVEVANYMAEPPGIFIGRGDHPMRGKWKPKITHRDVILNLGKEAKVPPGDWKKIVHEHDSMWLACWTDVLTEKIKYVWLADTAGLKQERDMAKYDKAAKLGKEIRKIEDAITKGMNSKDPKVSRIATVCYIIYRTSMRVGDEKDPDEADTVGATTLRKEHVKLEDDKIHFDFLGKDSVRWQETIRAEGNDKSLYENLKKLTANKSPKDEIFHDITSRHVNAFLGGIVKGLTAKVFRTYLATTQVKNYLKDKLDVKGKSETEKLYIAKMANLQAAMMCNHKRTIPKNFEETLQKKRETLKNLEKVKVKTDKQKERLKERAKKLELAIKLTEQTKDYNLGTSLRNYIDPRVFKAWTDEVKAEWEKLYTTSLQRKFLWVKNVNTSWKEIMSQ, from the coding sequence ATGAAATGGAAAACACTACAACACAATGGGATAATATTTCCGCCGGATTACGAGCCAAAGGGGTTTACAGTCAAGATAAAGGGCCAGCCAGTAAAGCTTGACGCAAACCAGGAGGAGATGGCGTACCAGTGGGCAAAGAAAAAGGACACGCCGTATGTCAAGGATGCAGTTTTTCAAAAGAACTTTGTTGCGGACTTTGCTGCCACGTTTGGCGGCAAGTTCAAGGGGTTGAGCATTTCTGATATCGATTTTACCGAGGCATTCAAGCTGGTGGACAAGGAAAAGTCTTCCCGCGAACTGATGACAAAGGAGGAAAAAAAATCGATCGCGCAAAAAAGAAAGGAGCTGCGGGAAAAGATGAAAGGCGTCTACGGAAAGGCAATACTTGACGGACACGAGGTGGAAGTTGCAAACTACATGGCAGAACCGCCTGGAATTTTCATAGGGAGAGGAGATCATCCGATGAGGGGAAAGTGGAAGCCGAAAATCACCCACAGGGACGTAATTCTTAATTTGGGCAAGGAGGCAAAGGTTCCTCCAGGTGACTGGAAAAAAATAGTACATGAGCACGACTCCATGTGGCTTGCGTGTTGGACAGATGTTCTCACTGAGAAGATAAAGTATGTGTGGCTTGCAGACACGGCTGGACTCAAGCAGGAACGAGACATGGCAAAATACGACAAGGCTGCAAAGCTTGGAAAAGAGATCAGGAAGATAGAGGATGCCATCACAAAAGGAATGAACAGTAAGGACCCAAAGGTCAGCCGCATTGCAACTGTTTGCTATATCATTTACAGGACATCGATGAGGGTCGGAGACGAAAAGGACCCAGACGAGGCAGACACCGTCGGTGCCACAACACTCCGAAAGGAGCACGTAAAGCTTGAAGACGACAAGATTCACTTTGACTTTTTGGGAAAAGACAGCGTCAGGTGGCAGGAAACCATACGCGCCGAGGGAAACGACAAGTCATTGTATGAAAACCTGAAAAAACTAACTGCAAACAAGAGTCCAAAGGACGAGATCTTTCACGACATCACGTCAAGGCACGTAAACGCGTTTTTGGGAGGAATAGTAAAGGGCCTGACTGCAAAGGTCTTCAGAACATACCTTGCCACGACACAGGTGAAGAACTATCTCAAGGACAAGCTTGACGTAAAAGGAAAAAGTGAAACTGAGAAACTATACATTGCAAAAATGGCAAACCTGCAGGCCGCAATGATGTGCAACCACAAGAGGACCATCCCGAAGAACTTTGAAGAGACGCTGCAAAAGAAAAGAGAGACTCTGAAAAATCTTGAAAAGGTAAAGGTAAAAACCGACAAGCAAAAAGAGCGCCTAAAGGAAAGGGCGAAAAAACTCGAGCTTGCAATCAAGCTCACAGAACAGACAAAGGACTACAACTTGGGAACGTCGCTTCGTAACTATATCGACCCGCGCGTGTTCAAGGCCTGGACAGATGAGGTAAAGGCAGAGTGGGAAAAACTTTACACCACGTCGCTTCAGAGAAAATTCCTCTGGGTAAAAAACGTAAACACCAGCTGGAAAGAAATAATGTCCCAGTAA